In Halococcus saccharolyticus DSM 5350, a single genomic region encodes these proteins:
- a CDS encoding NADH-quinone oxidoreductase subunit A — translation MNPWIAIGALAVVGVAVPLTMIVVSSLLRPSVPEQGKSAVYESGEVPTGNTRIRFNIQYYMVALLFVIFDIETVLIFPWTVIYRDAVANPEIGLVPALVPMLVFIGILVVGLAWAWRNGAVQWIRNERSSGTRTR, via the coding sequence ATGAATCCGTGGATAGCTATCGGCGCGCTGGCGGTCGTCGGGGTCGCCGTCCCGCTGACGATGATCGTCGTATCGAGCCTGCTGCGACCCAGCGTGCCCGAGCAGGGGAAATCCGCCGTGTACGAGAGCGGCGAGGTTCCGACGGGCAACACCCGCATCCGGTTCAACATCCAGTACTACATGGTCGCGCTGCTGTTCGTGATCTTCGACATCGAGACCGTCCTGATCTTCCCCTGGACGGTCATCTACCGCGACGCCGTCGCGAACCCGGAGATCGGGTTGGTGCCGGCGCTCGTCCCCATGCTGGTGTTCATCGGCATCCTCGTCGTCGGCCTCGCGTGGGCGTGGCGTAACGGCGCGGTACAGTGGATTCGGAACGAACGGTCGAGCGGCACCCGGACACGATAA
- a CDS encoding flippase activity-associated protein Agl23, whose translation MRATDGVVSSRRRRVTLAVVAIAVLGLLARIAFLGDRIAHWDEARVGYWILNYAETGSFVYRPMIHGPFLHQVNAPLFSLLGPNDFTMRLVVAILGAALPLVALLFRDRLRSTETIALALFLAADPVLLYYSRFMRSDLPLAVFSLFAVGFFVQAIDTRRERWFHAGVISLALAFTTKENVLITLVTWLGALALLVDHRLFLDRGWQTALRRRTTWIRHGVRSWTPHLLAGMIEFLAIVVYFYAPRRTDGPGFDDLLADPTTLPAVVGEATLGSWNAFYSLWIEGGHQDHPYLPYLADYLETLSTGSGALVVLAVVGFLVDRYTGDRPRDLVAFCFYWGVVSVLGYPIATDIMAPWATIHAIVPLAVPAAAGVGVLFAWGRAALADDNRAAVAAVAIALLLVVAQIGVVAADDVYLDSQSDGNELVQYAQPADDFHPAIDDMAAVSATNEGTDVLVYGEFFVAEQSGAREPGCTKWFNLLPIPWYTESTDATVSCARNVSAFERRTAGNPPPVVIGLTTDRAFLADRLDGYDARSYVMRTQDTGKTNTTFFVDTSRLPANATAGTEGNP comes from the coding sequence ATGAGAGCGACAGACGGCGTCGTGTCCTCCCGGCGTCGTCGGGTCACGCTCGCCGTCGTCGCCATCGCCGTGCTGGGACTGCTCGCCCGGATCGCCTTCCTCGGTGACCGGATCGCCCACTGGGACGAGGCCCGCGTCGGCTACTGGATCCTGAACTACGCCGAAACGGGGAGTTTCGTGTACCGACCGATGATCCACGGCCCCTTCCTCCATCAGGTGAACGCCCCTCTCTTCTCCCTGCTCGGCCCGAACGATTTCACGATGCGGCTCGTGGTTGCTATCCTCGGGGCCGCACTCCCGCTCGTCGCGCTGCTCTTCCGTGACCGTCTTCGTTCCACCGAGACGATCGCGCTCGCCCTCTTTCTTGCTGCCGATCCGGTCTTGCTCTACTACTCGCGGTTCATGCGGAGCGACCTCCCGCTCGCGGTCTTCTCGTTGTTCGCCGTCGGGTTCTTCGTCCAGGCGATCGACACCCGTCGTGAACGGTGGTTCCACGCTGGCGTGATTTCGCTCGCGCTCGCGTTCACGACCAAGGAGAACGTCCTCATCACGCTCGTGACGTGGCTTGGCGCGCTCGCCCTCCTCGTCGACCATCGACTGTTTCTCGATCGGGGCTGGCAGACGGCACTCCGACGGCGCACCACGTGGATCCGTCACGGAGTCCGGTCATGGACGCCACACCTCCTCGCCGGTATGATCGAGTTCCTCGCGATCGTCGTGTACTTCTACGCGCCGCGGCGGACTGACGGACCCGGATTCGACGACCTCCTCGCCGATCCCACGACGCTCCCGGCGGTGGTGGGTGAGGCGACGCTTGGCTCGTGGAACGCCTTCTACTCGCTGTGGATCGAGGGCGGCCACCAGGATCATCCGTACCTCCCCTACCTCGCCGACTACCTCGAAACCCTCTCCACGGGGTCGGGAGCGCTAGTGGTGCTCGCGGTGGTCGGGTTCCTCGTGGACCGCTACACCGGTGACCGGCCGCGTGATCTCGTCGCGTTCTGTTTCTACTGGGGTGTAGTCAGCGTTCTCGGCTATCCCATCGCGACCGACATCATGGCTCCGTGGGCGACGATCCACGCGATCGTTCCGCTCGCGGTGCCGGCGGCGGCTGGTGTTGGCGTCCTCTTCGCGTGGGGCCGTGCGGCGCTCGCCGACGACAACCGCGCCGCCGTCGCCGCGGTGGCGATCGCCCTCCTCCTCGTCGTCGCACAGATCGGGGTCGTTGCGGCCGACGACGTCTATCTCGACTCTCAGTCCGACGGGAACGAACTCGTCCAGTACGCTCAGCCAGCCGACGACTTCCACCCCGCGATCGACGACATGGCTGCCGTGAGCGCGACCAACGAAGGAACTGACGTGCTGGTGTACGGCGAGTTCTTCGTCGCCGAGCAGTCGGGCGCGAGGGAGCCAGGCTGCACGAAGTGGTTCAACCTCCTTCCGATCCCGTGGTACACCGAGAGCACCGACGCAACCGTCTCGTGTGCGCGGAACGTCTCGGCGTTCGAGCGACGGACGGCGGGGAACCCCCCTCCTGTAGTGATCGGGCTGACCACCGACCGAGCGTTCCTCGCTGACCGTCTCGATGGGTACGACGCCCGGAGCTATGTGATGCGGACGCAGGATACCGGGAAAACCAACACGACCTTCTTCGTGGACACGAGCCGGCTCCCCGCGAACGCGACTGCCGGAACCGAAGGGAATCCTTAA
- a CDS encoding phospholipase D-like domain-containing protein → MSRRVVVLAFVVVALVVSPIGVAVATPAGGAVVGNETADEPRPDGPHVAAVYPNPLAEEDAGEYVVLAFPEATNLTGWTLSDGETNVSLPNTTIEDRIAVTATPNVTTNLTTASIVGVNESVSLANGGDEVTLRDEERVVDEMAYEDAPEAERYNRTADGWTWEHLGATNFSAVRTGPATVRAFVLPDAPAVPIDVLESADRRILLGGYTFSSERAATALERAAERGVDVRILVDDAPVGGMTTRQAKLLNRLTSAGVAVEVIGGKRARYDYHHPKYAVVDDRALVMTENWKPSGTGGRSSRGWGAVVRGGETAPGLAEVFRADIGWRDTVSWSTYRANETFETEPAANGSYPTNFEPKEIEAQGVQLLTAPDNAERVLVDRIDRANESVEIVQASIGSRRQPLLEAAVRAAERGVDVRILLSSVWYSEEENSALADWLNRKAEAENLTLDAKVADPGDRFEKIHAKGVIIDREMAVVGSLNWNNNSADQNREVAVVLEGKEAGEYYGKIFEADWEGGDGGPGIGDNSPLPVGIVAAVVGVVALAVVVARRIEFE, encoded by the coding sequence GTGTCCCGCCGGGTCGTCGTGCTCGCGTTCGTGGTCGTCGCGCTCGTCGTGTCGCCGATCGGCGTCGCGGTGGCAACGCCGGCCGGCGGTGCGGTGGTCGGCAACGAGACGGCCGACGAACCCCGACCCGACGGCCCGCACGTCGCAGCGGTGTACCCGAATCCGCTCGCCGAGGAGGACGCGGGCGAGTACGTCGTGCTCGCGTTCCCCGAGGCGACGAACCTCACCGGCTGGACGCTGAGCGACGGCGAGACGAACGTCTCGCTGCCGAACACCACGATAGAGGACCGAATAGCCGTCACGGCCACACCGAACGTGACCACGAACCTCACGACGGCGTCGATCGTGGGCGTAAACGAGTCGGTGAGTCTCGCCAACGGTGGCGACGAGGTCACACTCCGCGACGAGGAGCGCGTCGTCGACGAGATGGCATACGAGGACGCACCCGAGGCCGAACGCTACAACCGAACCGCCGACGGCTGGACGTGGGAACATCTCGGTGCGACGAACTTCTCGGCGGTGCGGACGGGTCCCGCGACGGTTCGGGCGTTCGTCCTGCCCGATGCGCCAGCGGTGCCGATCGACGTTCTCGAATCGGCCGATCGCCGAATTCTGCTCGGTGGGTATACCTTTAGCTCCGAGCGCGCCGCGACGGCGCTCGAACGCGCGGCCGAGCGCGGCGTCGACGTTCGAATACTCGTCGACGACGCACCCGTCGGCGGGATGACGACGCGGCAGGCGAAACTCCTCAATCGTCTCACGAGCGCGGGCGTCGCAGTCGAGGTCATCGGCGGCAAGCGCGCACGGTACGACTATCACCACCCGAAGTATGCCGTGGTCGACGATCGCGCGCTCGTGATGACGGAGAATTGGAAACCGTCGGGAACCGGTGGTCGGTCGAGCCGCGGGTGGGGTGCCGTAGTTCGGGGCGGCGAAACCGCTCCGGGACTCGCCGAGGTGTTCCGGGCGGACATCGGCTGGCGTGATACGGTTTCGTGGAGCACATACCGCGCTAACGAGACGTTCGAGACCGAGCCGGCGGCGAACGGGAGCTATCCGACGAACTTCGAGCCGAAAGAAATCGAGGCCCAGGGTGTGCAACTCCTCACAGCACCTGACAACGCCGAGCGGGTGCTCGTCGACCGGATCGATCGGGCCAATGAGTCGGTCGAGATCGTTCAGGCGTCGATCGGGAGTCGTCGCCAGCCGCTGCTCGAAGCGGCGGTCCGGGCGGCCGAGCGCGGCGTCGACGTCCGCATCCTGCTGAGTAGCGTGTGGTATTCAGAGGAAGAGAACTCCGCGCTCGCCGACTGGCTGAACAGGAAGGCAGAGGCGGAGAACCTCACGCTCGACGCCAAAGTAGCCGACCCGGGTGATCGTTTCGAGAAGATCCACGCCAAGGGCGTCATAATCGACCGCGAGATGGCCGTGGTGGGGAGTCTCAATTGGAATAACAATTCAGCCGATCAGAACCGCGAGGTCGCGGTCGTGCTCGAAGGAAAGGAGGCCGGAGAATACTACGGGAAGATCTTCGAGGCCGACTGGGAAGGAGGGGACGGCGGTCCCGGAATCGGTGACAACTCACCGCTTCCCGTCGGGATCGTCGCCGCGGTCGTCGGCGTGGTGGCGCTTGCAGTCGTCGTTGCCCGCCGGATCGAGTTCGAGTAA
- a CDS encoding adenylyltransferase/cytidyltransferase family protein yields MSREPNEGERNGGERTDGRTRSEADPPETSDDPTTVVAQGTFDILHPGHLEYLREAAAMGDELAVILARRENVTHKAKPILADRQRREMVAALDPVDNAVLGDREDIFVPIEALDPDVIVLGHDQHHDEAAIAAALGDRGIDCDVKRASGREPNYDGELLSTGQIIDRIREERD; encoded by the coding sequence ATGAGTCGGGAACCGAACGAGGGCGAGCGAAACGGTGGCGAGCGAACCGACGGCCGAACCCGATCGGAAGCCGATCCGCCCGAGACGAGCGACGATCCGACCACAGTCGTCGCCCAGGGAACGTTCGACATCCTCCATCCCGGTCATCTGGAGTACCTCCGCGAGGCGGCGGCGATGGGGGACGAACTCGCCGTGATCCTCGCTCGCCGGGAGAACGTCACCCACAAAGCCAAACCGATTCTCGCGGACCGTCAGCGTCGAGAGATGGTCGCTGCGCTCGATCCGGTCGACAACGCGGTGCTCGGCGACCGCGAGGACATCTTCGTCCCGATCGAGGCGCTCGATCCCGACGTGATCGTCCTCGGACACGACCAGCACCACGACGAGGCTGCGATCGCGGCGGCGCTCGGCGATCGCGGGATCGACTGCGACGTGAAGCGTGCATCGGGGCGCGAGCCGAACTACGACGGAGAACTGCTCTCGACCGGGCAGATCATCGACCGAATCCGCGAAGAGCGGGACTGA
- a CDS encoding DHH family phosphoesterase, whose translation MSTPAESDDRTDEGAELPTVYDLAPEHTTEAVEAGERYHATVNGVVEYGVFVDIADDVSGLVHESNLDGEYAVGDDLLVRLDEIRPNGDLGFDEATIDDYETVTVEYEPEITATDDLEAAVGEDVTLDGEIVGIEQTGGPTVFTLRDASSVVDCAAFEAAGVRAYPEISVGDLVRIEGTPERREGAIQVEVSDLAALDDAADLRERLDNALDERAAARDVTPLIEWDALDKLWDDLEAVAARLRRAVLENRPIRIRHHADGDGMCASIPVQLALSRFIEDVHGDASAPRHLVKRLPSKAPFYEMEDVTRDLNFALGDRDRHGQRLPLVAMLDNGSTEEDVPAYEALAQYDIPIVAVDHHHPDPDAVDGLLDEHVNPYLRGEDYGVTTGMLCVELARMIHPEITDELSHVPAVAGLTDRSEADAMADYLALAQEEGYDESDLQAIGDALDYAAHWLRYSSGDALMTDVLGVDAADEDRHRDLADHLSERADRDTDRQLDAAMPHVETESLDNGAQLNRIDVERYARRFTYPAPGKTTGAIHDRKVAETDSPVITVGYGPDFAVLRSDGVRLDIPQMVEELEEEVTGGGVSGGGHLVVGSIKFVKGMREDVLAALEAKMGDAEIDEELGSASVAGFED comes from the coding sequence ATGTCTACACCCGCCGAATCCGACGATCGAACGGACGAGGGGGCCGAGCTCCCGACCGTCTACGATCTCGCACCCGAACACACCACCGAGGCCGTCGAGGCCGGCGAACGCTACCACGCGACCGTCAACGGCGTCGTGGAGTACGGCGTGTTCGTCGACATCGCCGACGACGTCTCGGGACTGGTCCACGAATCGAACCTCGACGGCGAGTACGCGGTCGGCGACGATCTGCTCGTCCGCCTCGACGAGATCAGGCCGAACGGCGATCTCGGTTTCGACGAAGCCACGATCGACGACTACGAGACGGTCACCGTCGAGTACGAGCCGGAGATTACGGCCACCGACGATCTCGAAGCGGCAGTCGGCGAGGACGTGACGCTCGACGGCGAGATCGTCGGGATCGAACAGACCGGTGGCCCGACGGTATTCACGCTCCGCGACGCATCGAGCGTCGTCGACTGTGCGGCGTTCGAGGCCGCCGGTGTCCGGGCGTATCCCGAAATCAGTGTGGGCGACCTCGTACGAATCGAGGGGACGCCGGAACGCCGCGAGGGCGCGATCCAAGTCGAGGTCAGCGATCTCGCCGCACTCGACGACGCTGCCGACCTCCGAGAACGCCTCGATAACGCGCTCGACGAGCGGGCGGCGGCCCGCGACGTCACGCCGCTGATCGAGTGGGACGCGCTCGACAAGCTGTGGGACGATCTGGAGGCTGTCGCGGCGCGGCTTCGCCGTGCAGTCCTCGAAAACCGGCCGATCCGCATCCGCCACCACGCCGACGGCGACGGGATGTGCGCCTCGATCCCCGTCCAGCTCGCCCTTTCGCGCTTTATTGAAGACGTCCACGGCGACGCTTCGGCCCCACGCCACCTCGTCAAGCGACTGCCGAGCAAGGCTCCCTTCTACGAGATGGAGGACGTCACGCGCGATCTGAACTTCGCGCTCGGCGACCGCGACCGTCACGGCCAGCGCCTCCCACTCGTGGCGATGCTCGACAACGGGAGCACCGAGGAGGACGTGCCGGCCTACGAGGCGCTCGCCCAGTACGACATCCCGATCGTGGCGGTCGACCACCACCATCCCGACCCCGACGCCGTCGACGGATTGCTCGACGAGCACGTCAACCCCTACCTCCGCGGCGAGGACTACGGTGTGACCACCGGAATGCTCTGTGTCGAACTCGCCCGGATGATCCATCCCGAGATCACCGACGAACTTTCCCATGTGCCGGCGGTCGCCGGCCTCACCGACCGCTCGGAGGCCGACGCGATGGCCGACTACCTCGCGCTCGCACAGGAGGAGGGCTACGACGAGTCGGACCTCCAGGCGATCGGCGACGCGCTCGATTACGCCGCCCACTGGCTGCGCTACAGTTCGGGCGACGCCCTGATGACCGACGTGCTCGGCGTCGACGCCGCCGACGAGGACCGTCACCGCGATCTCGCCGACCATCTCTCCGAACGCGCCGACCGCGACACCGACCGCCAGCTCGACGCCGCCATGCCTCACGTCGAGACCGAATCGCTCGACAACGGCGCACAGTTGAACCGGATCGACGTCGAGCGCTACGCCAGGCGCTTCACCTACCCTGCGCCAGGCAAGACGACGGGCGCGATCCACGACCGGAAGGTCGCCGAGACCGATAGCCCCGTCATTACTGTGGGCTACGGCCCCGATTTCGCCGTCCTCCGGAGCGACGGCGTGCGCCTCGACATCCCGCAGATGGTCGAGGAGCTCGAAGAGGAGGTCACGGGCGGCGGCGTGAGCGGCGGCGGCCACCTCGTCGTCGGCTCGATCAAGTTCGTGAAGGGGATGCGCGAGGACGTCCTCGCCGCGCTCGAAGCCAAGATGGGCGACGCCGAGATCGACGAGGAACTCGGTAGCGCGTCGGTCGCCGGTTTCGAGGACTGA
- a CDS encoding pyridoxal phosphate-dependent aminotransferase translates to MSEFAARVERVEPSATLAISNLAGELEADGVDVVDLSVGEPDFPTPENIVAAGKDAMDSGHTGYTSSNGIPELKEAIADKLQRDGLDYATDEIIVTPGGKQALYETFQTLIDDGDEVCLLDPAWVSYEAMVKLAGGSLSRVDLTPYDLQLEPALDDLAAAVTDDTELLVVNSPSNPTGSVFTDTALRGVRDLAVEHDITVISDEIYKEITYGVEPTSLGTLEGMADRTVTINGFSKAYSMTGWRLGYLAAPEALVDQAAKLHSHSVSCATNFVQHAGVEALENTDQAVAQMTEAFEERRDLVVDLLAEHGVDVSAPDGAFYVMVPVADDDQQWCEDAIQDAHVATVPGSAFGAPGYARFSYANSQERLREAVDRLAAEELV, encoded by the coding sequence ATGAGCGAGTTCGCCGCCCGCGTCGAGCGCGTCGAGCCGAGCGCGACGCTCGCGATCAGTAACCTCGCCGGCGAACTCGAAGCCGACGGTGTCGATGTCGTCGACCTCAGCGTGGGCGAGCCCGACTTCCCGACGCCCGAGAACATCGTGGCAGCCGGTAAGGACGCGATGGATTCGGGCCACACCGGCTACACCTCCTCGAACGGGATTCCCGAACTCAAGGAAGCGATCGCCGACAAGCTCCAGAGGGATGGACTCGATTACGCCACTGACGAGATCATCGTCACGCCAGGTGGCAAGCAGGCGCTCTACGAGACGTTCCAGACGCTGATCGACGATGGCGACGAGGTTTGTCTGCTCGATCCGGCGTGGGTCTCCTACGAGGCGATGGTGAAACTCGCCGGTGGGAGCCTCTCGCGGGTCGATCTCACGCCGTACGACCTCCAGCTCGAACCCGCGCTCGACGATCTCGCCGCGGCAGTCACTGACGACACCGAACTCCTCGTCGTGAACTCGCCGTCGAACCCGACCGGCTCCGTGTTCACCGATACGGCGCTCCGCGGCGTCCGCGATCTCGCGGTCGAACACGATATTACTGTTATCTCCGACGAGATCTACAAGGAGATCACCTACGGCGTCGAACCGACGAGTCTGGGCACCTTGGAGGGCATGGCCGACCGCACGGTGACGATCAACGGGTTCTCGAAGGCGTACTCGATGACGGGCTGGCGGCTCGGCTACCTCGCCGCACCCGAAGCGCTCGTCGATCAGGCCGCCAAACTCCACTCGCATTCGGTCTCGTGTGCGACAAACTTCGTCCAGCACGCGGGCGTCGAAGCGCTCGAAAACACCGATCAGGCCGTCGCTCAGATGACGGAAGCGTTCGAGGAGCGCCGCGATCTCGTCGTCGATCTGCTCGCCGAGCACGGCGTCGACGTGTCCGCGCCCGACGGCGCGTTCTACGTGATGGTTCCTGTGGCCGACGACGACCAGCAGTGGTGCGAAGACGCGATCCAGGACGCCCACGTCGCCACCGTTCCGGGCAGCGCGTTCGGCGCGCCCGGCTACGCCCGCTTCTCGTACGCCAACAGCCAGGAACGGCTGCGCGAGGCGGTCGATCGGCTGGCTGCCGAAGAATTGGTCTAA
- the purE gene encoding 5-(carboxyamino)imidazole ribonucleotide mutase: protein MTETSETTTATDTSELDDLLESLEREADRDRSPETAPDVGIVMGSDSDLDTMYGAYEALFELGFAELTDPDDPPENRFTFESYVVSAHRTPGLMYTYAETARERGLDVIIAGAGGKSADLPNMVASIAYPIPVIGVPVQEKSVDSVIGMPTGAPIVAVDAGKSFNAGLSAVQMLSREHDELEDRLIDYHEDLTADVARVSRDLHDRGVEAFRGDE, encoded by the coding sequence ATGACTGAGACATCAGAAACGACCACCGCGACGGACACCTCCGAGCTCGACGACCTTCTCGAATCACTCGAACGCGAGGCCGACCGCGATCGTTCGCCCGAAACGGCTCCCGACGTGGGGATCGTGATGGGGTCGGATTCGGACCTCGACACGATGTACGGCGCGTACGAGGCGCTTTTCGAGCTCGGCTTCGCCGAACTCACCGATCCCGACGACCCGCCCGAGAACCGATTCACGTTCGAGAGCTACGTGGTTTCGGCCCACCGGACTCCCGGACTGATGTACACCTACGCCGAGACCGCCCGCGAGCGCGGACTCGACGTTATCATCGCGGGCGCAGGCGGGAAGTCGGCCGACCTCCCGAACATGGTCGCCTCGATCGCGTACCCGATCCCCGTGATCGGCGTCCCGGTGCAAGAGAAATCGGTCGACTCGGTCATCGGGATGCCGACCGGCGCGCCGATCGTCGCAGTCGACGCAGGGAAATCGTTCAACGCCGGGCTGTCGGCGGTCCAAATGCTCTCGCGCGAACACGACGAACTGGAAGACCGACTGATCGACTACCACGAGGACCTCACGGCTGACGTCGCACGCGTCTCGCGTGATCTCCACGACCGGGGCGTCGAAGCGTTTCGGGGGGACGAATGA
- the ribH gene encoding 6,7-dimethyl-8-ribityllumazine synthase, whose translation MHSLGLVVAQFYDDLATEMEEHAHEAAAECGAEITDTIPVPGAYDAPLAADRLARREEIAAVAVLGAIVSGDTDHDQVIGRSAAKGLTDVSLDRDKPVTFGVVGPGMSGAEARERADKGAEAVETAVDMVEALA comes from the coding sequence ATGCACAGTCTCGGACTGGTCGTTGCCCAGTTCTACGACGACCTCGCGACGGAGATGGAAGAGCACGCACACGAGGCCGCAGCGGAGTGTGGGGCCGAGATCACCGACACGATCCCGGTCCCCGGCGCGTACGACGCGCCACTCGCGGCCGACCGACTCGCACGCCGCGAGGAGATCGCAGCGGTCGCGGTGCTCGGCGCGATCGTTTCCGGCGACACCGACCACGATCAGGTCATCGGCCGGTCGGCGGCGAAGGGCCTGACCGATGTAAGTCTCGACCGCGACAAACCCGTGACCTTCGGTGTGGTTGGACCCGGGATGAGCGGTGCGGAGGCGCGCGAGCGCGCTGACAAAGGTGCTGAAGCGGTCGAGACCGCCGTCGACATGGTGGAGGCGCTCGCATGA
- a CDS encoding Mov34/MPN/PAD-1 family protein: MGFFRSSEVVGIAADTLAFARSAAEESHPNEYMGLLRGEDATDLGLDRSGTVVTDVLVVPATESNPVSATVKTSLVPNDMRAAGSIHSHPNGVLQPSDADLATFGKGDVHIILGAPYRDHDWQAFDREGRRRDLPVLDVDLPDDEDFFDFTQADIDEELR, encoded by the coding sequence ATGGGCTTTTTCCGGTCGAGCGAGGTCGTCGGGATCGCCGCCGATACTCTCGCGTTCGCCCGCTCGGCCGCCGAGGAGAGCCACCCGAACGAGTACATGGGGCTGCTCCGTGGCGAGGACGCGACCGATCTCGGACTCGACAGGTCGGGAACCGTCGTGACCGACGTGCTCGTGGTTCCGGCAACCGAATCGAACCCGGTGAGCGCCACAGTAAAGACGAGTCTCGTCCCGAACGATATGCGCGCTGCCGGCTCGATCCACTCGCATCCGAACGGCGTCCTCCAGCCGAGCGACGCCGATCTCGCTACGTTCGGGAAAGGTGATGTCCACATCATTCTCGGTGCGCCCTACCGCGACCACGACTGGCAGGCGTTCGACCGCGAGGGCCGGCGACGCGACCTCCCGGTGCTCGACGTCGACCTGCCCGACGACGAGGACTTTTTCGACTTCACACAGGCCGACATCGACGAGGAGCTACGATGA
- a CDS encoding 5-(carboxyamino)imidazole ribonucleotide synthase yields MQATAPGPTLGVVGGGQLGRMLGEAAAPLGVEVVVSDPTPDPPAAPVVRDTLHGDFDDPDAVAVLAERADVLTYEIELADPDLLERVSEEFDTPVHPAPDTLRTIQDKLIQKRRLQEAGVPVPPFRAVESVADLHDALQDLGYPAMLKARRGGYDGRGNVPIESPGGVETAFEAIDGDAMVEAFVPFDRELSVIGVRGADDRRTFTPGENVHEEEILCETIVPARVSDDVRERAKSVARDVLDLMDGRGVFGIELFESDGEISVNEIAPRPHNSGHWTIEGALSSQFEQHVRAVLGWPLGATERRGRTVMTNLLGDVDEPRPAELTGVDRVLAERGANLHWYGKHEARPLRKLGHVTLTGDEEENTNELLERARELRDGCTFDS; encoded by the coding sequence ATGCAAGCGACTGCACCAGGTCCGACGCTGGGGGTGGTCGGCGGCGGTCAGCTCGGCCGAATGCTCGGCGAGGCCGCCGCGCCGCTCGGGGTCGAGGTCGTCGTGAGCGATCCGACCCCCGACCCGCCCGCCGCACCCGTCGTCCGCGACACGCTCCACGGCGATTTCGACGATCCGGATGCCGTCGCCGTACTCGCAGAGCGCGCCGACGTCCTAACCTACGAGATCGAACTCGCCGATCCCGACCTGCTCGAACGGGTAAGCGAGGAGTTCGATACCCCTGTGCATCCCGCCCCCGACACGCTCCGGACGATCCAGGACAAACTCATCCAGAAGCGCCGCCTCCAGGAGGCCGGGGTTCCCGTCCCGCCGTTCCGGGCGGTCGAGAGCGTCGCCGATCTCCACGACGCGCTTCAGGACCTCGGCTATCCCGCGATGTTGAAAGCCCGTCGTGGCGGCTACGACGGTCGCGGCAACGTCCCGATCGAGTCGCCGGGCGGTGTCGAAACCGCGTTCGAGGCGATCGACGGCGACGCGATGGTCGAGGCGTTCGTTCCCTTCGATCGGGAGCTCTCGGTCATCGGCGTTCGTGGCGCGGACGATCGACGAACGTTCACGCCCGGTGAGAACGTCCACGAGGAAGAAATCCTGTGCGAGACGATCGTCCCGGCGCGCGTCTCCGATGACGTCCGCGAACGCGCAAAATCGGTCGCACGCGACGTCCTCGACTTGATGGACGGTCGGGGCGTGTTCGGAATCGAACTGTTCGAGTCGGATGGCGAAATCTCGGTCAACGAGATCGCCCCGCGGCCGCACAACTCCGGCCACTGGACCATCGAGGGGGCGCTAAGCTCCCAGTTCGAACAGCACGTTCGCGCGGTCCTCGGCTGGCCGCTCGGCGCGACCGAGCGCCGAGGCCGGACGGTGATGACGAACCTCCTCGGCGATGTCGACGAACCACGACCTGCTGAACTCACAGGCGTCGACCGGGTGCTTGCCGAACGGGGCGCGAACCTCCACTGGTACGGCAAGCACGAGGCGCGCCCGCTCCGGAAGCTCGGCCACGTCACACTCACCGGCGACGAGGAGGAGAACACGAACGAACTGCTCGAACGTGCCCGCGAACTCCGCGACGGCTGTACCTTCGACTCATGA